acattccacaggttgctggctagcatctctcctgctccactctccctcccttcataaatctaagatcaacaacattataatattacttacatacatactttagtgtacattataatgacttttaCCCATTGTCCTCATTTGAGGACACTtgaaaaaacattaaatttcTTAAATATTTGTGTTTAGAATAATCCGTAGGCAATTTAAATGTATGCTTTGTTGCTTATTCATCAGTCTGAGCAAAAATTACCTCTCAGTGATGCATAAGAATGTGTTTAACTACCGTCTAATTTTAGAGTAAAATCTTTGATAACTTTTTCACTGGGTATGACTTGTTGGTTCATCTTCGGAATCTTGGCTATCAAGCTACAGGTACAATAAGAGATAACAGACTGAGCAAGTGTCCCTTACGGCCAACtaatgttatgaagaaagataaaagagggtCATATGATTATATGTTTGATACTAATGAAGAAGTTATGTATATTAGATGGTCTGGTCTGACAacaagtgtgtatgtgttgggACAAATTATGACACAATTGAACCTGTCAGAAATGTAAAGAGATGGCAGAGTGATATAAAGGCAAAAGGTGATGTTCCTCAGCCAAATGTTCTGAACAGCTATAATGCTAACATGGGAGGAGTGGATCACCATGACTGGTTGGCTGGAAAATATGCAACATCTCTGAGGTGAAAGAAGTGGTACTGGCCCCTTTTCACTCGTGTACTGGATATGACGGTTCTAAATGCATGGATCATACATAAACTATTGcacgaggaaaaggaacagcTTGATTTAGTTAGCTTCAAAAGAGCAATATGTGTGCCATATCTGAAATCAGGTGAAGCAGGCATATCAGTAAGAAAAATCAGTGCCTCTATATCTCTCGATGATGTTCGGTATGACAGTAAGGACCATATCATTGCAAAGAGAGAACAACAAAGGCGTTGTCAAATGAAGCTGTGTTCCAAGAAACCAAGAACCTACTGTGTCAAGTGCAATGTTACCCTTTGTATTGAATGTTTTGCTCCATACCACAAAAAGTGAACACAAGATATAGAAATATCAAATTCAGACTTTAGTTTTCATTTGCTCGGATAGTGTATAGTATGTTTCATAAGAACAAATATATacttgttttatgttgtttatgtatttttttctagaaaaaagatgaatatgcTTTTCTTGTTTAACCAAAGTGTGAGAAACTCAACATTAGAGTTTTATGTTACATTCCCAGTTTCATTGTATGAGGAGAGCTTATTAATAAAAGATGCAATTATATTGTCCCAATGTCCTCATTTGAGGACAGCTTATTTCAAGAATACTAGAGGAAATAAAGCAATTTAACCACACAAATTATCCTTTATTATCCCCTCTCCTACAATATTTATTAAAAGAATTAGAAAATTCTTAGCCAAAAAAACTTGGGATTTAATGGGTTAAATTAAACTTAAgcaatgtttaacttcataatctttactttcattaaaccttttactgtactatgatgcaatcttgctttgtttactctcaatggaagttcaaatcaggggtcaaacttgttataattggtttgcttaaagAAAATTCACGCAACAaaagttttttaggaacgtaacccgtttgttaagcgggggttgcctgtattttagTCAAATAAGTATTCATAGATTTGAAAGATTAGTGATACAGTTTATGGAATAAAGACTTTTACACAACACACAAGGGTTCAAAGCCACACATGCAGAATGGCAAGGCTGTCAGTCATCTGCCACTGTTCAGCAGATATTGCCAGAGGTGAAGATACagcaatactccgcttaacgaacaagatatggggtgtcaaagctgttaaTAGAACGGAAATTTGTTAAGCGAATGTAATTTTTccataagaaataatggaaataggggggatgccttctgggctggtccccaacataccacatgggttagaaaaaaaattatatatacgtacCTATACCATTAATAACCAAGTATCCCCAACATACTATATGGGTTAAATAAAATTCTATATTAATAAACAAGGTGTTTTATTGACATCGTTGCTGTCACCCATGCCTTCTTGTTAGCCTGCCATACAACAGGTAAATGGTCCTTCGGTATGGCTTTGAGGGCCCTGGGGTTGGCTGAGTGATACAGCAGAAACGGCTTCAGCTTGACGTCACCCTCCATGTTGCCACCCAACGCCAGCGTCAATCTGCCCTCGTCGGCCTTGAAGCCTGGAGCCGACCTCTCTGCCCTCGCCACAAATGTTctgaaaagtttgagaaagttTTGATTAATTAACATTTCAATAACATTTAAATTTGTACATTGAAAATTTATTACATTAATTTTTGTAAATATATTACCTGCTGAGCATGTGCTTCCAATACAGGCCCATCTTGTCAACATTGAAAACTTGGCGAGGTGAGtagcctccctccctcaccagctTCTTGAACTCGTCAGGGATGGCTTCTGCTGCCACCTCGTCAGCAGTTGCGCGATTCCCCGTAATCTTGATGTTATGGAGCTCCGCCCACAtctagaaacaaagaaatgcatcaCGTATCAGCTATTTTAGGTTTTACATATTTAAGTTTATAAAATAGCTGTAGTACAATCATATAATATGTGATCTATTTCAGGCTTTATTTGAAACCTGTACACacaaatacatgtatatatgcacCATGTGCAAGCTATGTATTTTTAGTTACTCACCTTAAACTGCCGAAACCATCCCTCGCTGGCCTTGAATTCCTCATACCGGTGTGGTCCTGAGGTGGATGGTTGTGCCCCTGAGGTGGACGGCTGTagctctgcctcttcctccattttcatgGCATCCCACAGCGATCGTGTTTTGTCCATGATCAAAGCCTGGCTAACAGGCATTCGTTTCTGGTTTCGGTCCTCAATCCAGATGGTCAGCATCAGCTCCATCCTGTCAAGTCTCGGATCTTGGATGTGCTGGAGTTACAGCTGTCCAGTCTGAATGATGACCAATGAGGCTTCTTTTATCTGGTCCCGCTTCCCCCAAATGGTAGACACAGGCGACCGTGAAAGTTTAATTTCATATCTGCCAGCATCGACGGCTTGGCGCCCTCCTCCAACCTCTTGATTATAGCAGCCTTCTCCTGAAGGCTTAGaaccttccttgtcttcttaggagcactagagacagaggtggggagccagccaatcacagcaaagctgccgtgttcggtccctcacccggcaaattcaaacacggaaaattcgctaaaatggatgtggttgtacattatgcggactttttggtctaatttTACATAGTATGTTAAACCGAAAATTCATTACATGAACGGGGCCTTGTTTAGCTATGGTGTGAAATTAATGTGTGGTCTGGTGACAGATACAATGGCCAAGATGGGCAGATAACCATGGAAGAtaaacaccacttcaacacactacTCATTGCTGTTGTGTGATACAATCTGACcgtattcactgtcactgtctcaGAGGGAAACAGCACAGGACTGACTAGTAGCCAGCTGATATGCTGCtagcttcacttcttcctcctccctggtcTTGCTCCCTCGACTGGCCTTGAGAGACTAGTAAGATTTGATGAAGAAGTTGGATGATGTCCCAATGAAAAATGCAGTGTTTTGAAAAAGGACAGGATCTTGTCCCTACTTACCTGTCCCAATCCTCAGCTGTCTTGCAGTGCTGCTCCACCAGCTGTTCCATATCACCACTACCAATCGCACAGAGATCCAGGAAACGGTCCTTGACATTCTCCAGCCTCTCAAAGAGCTCCTCAGCCCTCTGGAACAGCTGTCCAAAGCGGTGGGCATTGCGGTCCACAATGGCAGGAAACACTGGGTGCTCATTCACCTCATTCACACCCTGCCACAGATAACATAGCTATATCATCATGACACTTTTTACCAGATCAACATCATAATCTGCAGACATGTGGGACAAGATATCTAAATCAAAGTATTTACAGTGAACTTCTGAAAACAAAATAGCTAATGTAATAAACTGAAGACATACTGGATCAGCAAGACAGAAATGTTTAAAGAAAGAAgtcaaagaaagaaattatgataAGGTGTTAGACTTAGACTGAATGCAAATTCATTCAAGACAAATGTGAAAAAAGCTTGTTAATAACAGATAGTATTGATAAAAATGTGGCCTGACCACCAACTAAGTTAGTTTTTCAATTACATAAAATGTATGTATAAAGAGGCATAAAGCTTACTTTAAAGTGATGAGGAATGGCAAGAAATCTCTTCAGCTGGCCATAGTATTTCATACGAATCTCCTCCATTGGAGGGAGAAACTGGAGCCGCTGTTGCCTGCATGCAGCATAAagcatattatcatcatcatcagtattcaTCAGCATTACAATTATAACATCAGCAGCATTAATGTAATCAAGAAACCATCCCAAGTTTATCATTGCCTTTAGCTGTTGAAATAGAtagtttaaaaagaaataaaagtatgtTAGACACATGCTTTTAAGTTAAGTTACAGCAGCCACAGTACACAAAATAAGGCTTCATGAGTGAATACCCTTATCAGTATTTATGGTCATATACTATTCTTCTACAGAATGACATGGCAAAGTGATAGAACAATTCAACAACTACAAGAAGCATGGACTTATGACTTTACTATGACACGTTCCCTCTCTTGAATGTTGTATGCATCAAGACATGCACACAAATATTCATGAGATACCCTTACCTGTATGTGAGCTCCACCTTGAACTCTGGCAGGTTTTGGTTGAGTGCTTCAATACCCAACTGGTACTGGTGCTCCAGAGCCTTATACAGCTGACGGTCCCAGTGGGAACACCAAGATTTCTGGTCTACAAAGCCCTTCTCCTCCAACTGGTGCATGATGGAGCGCATCTCCTTCAGCAGCTCCTTCCACCGACTCTGGTGCTTCAGCAGGTCGGTGTTCATTAGAGTCAACACCTGTAGCCAAGAAACACCATCCAATAATATGATTACCTATGATGAATGTAGCTTCACTCTATGATGACACAGCAGAGACCATAAAATTGAATAACAATTTGAGGAATACATTCAGAATAAATGTGATGTGACTTACTCTCTCTTTGATCATGAGGTGACATTGGGCCAGCTGTTTGTTTTCCCTGGCCAGTCTTTGTGTGGCAGCCTTCAGCTTGGCAATGTAGGCATCCAGCTGCTGTGTGTTGGACCAGGTGATGGTGGTCTGCTCCTGCACCAGGCCAGAGAGAGCCAGTGCTGCCTCCAGCATCATGGGTCGCTGGGATGGTATCATCTGATCCCCGATAGTGTTGTGAAAATTGGCaatcttaaaagaaaacaaagaagacatgtttgaatatatatacataattgaAAATTGCTTGCTCATGAAGGTTTtatgataatttttcttctactttccaaAGATCATAAAAGGTGACCTAAGGTTCTACTAGGCTCTGAAGAAATCCTACATAAACCTCATATTTCAATTACAATGACTAGATAATAATAAGTAGTCATTTAACTGATATAAAGTCTTAATTTTCAAGCAATAAGTAAATGATGCAAAGAAAGGATGCATGAATAACATCAGGAAAAACCAACAAGAGTAACAGGAGAGGAATTATCTTATACTAGTTTACACTTTCTCCTTTAGTACACAACTCCCCACGGAGAGGAATTATACAGCACCTCTTCCAGGGCCTTGGCTTGCTTCATGAACTTGTGTGCCAGCTGGGCCATCTTGACTATGGATGGGTGAATATTGTGGCCAAGGATGGACAGCTGGGTCACCTCCCTGGCCAGACCCACCAGGCGCGGGTTGTAGTTGACACGCAAGAGGCGGCCATGACTGAACGACAGCACTGGGGAGTCTGTGGCAAGGCTgcaccaaacacaacacattAAAAAGAATCTTGTACATAATGTTCTTCTGGCTTCTTAGTAATTCATGCAATAGAAATTAATCACAGTTATCAATCTTATAAAATTTCTCCATTTAACAGATCATGAAAAATCTCACAGTATCTTAGTTCCTATTGGTATGTATTTCTGTGTTGAACAATTCTCTGTACAAAGATGGGTGACAATACCTTAATTCTTCAGTGTCAATCATGTGCAGCATTTCTCTAGACCAGGAGTCAAACTGATCTGTGTGATACTCTTCTAACTCTTCACAGAATTCCTTAATGTTTCTCTTAAGTTCATCATAGCCGTTCAAGTCTGTCAGCAGGGCATCGGCGGTCTTACCTGTGTGCAACAAAACTCACCATTAAATCTAGATGTAATGCCTCCAATAAGGAAGATCATGCACTGTACTGTGCTGACTTTCACTGCATCCAAGTTCACCATCTTTGAGTTTTGTGACAAGAAAAGTTACCAAAGATTTACAAAGTAGTCCCACTGTTCCAGTTAAGATATTGTTATCTGTAGAGTATCCTTGACACTTTAAATCTTCCTAAGTTATAAAAAAGACAATGTTTGTGGAGCTCATTACTTTGCtatagtgagagaggaaagaaagattagaaaaaaagctttaacaaataaaaaactaataatttGGATTTTTTGCTCACCAATATCCTGGACTTTAGCATGAATGGGCTTCACCCAGTAGATGTTGCTTACTACTTCAGGCACATTAGGCAGCCGTCTGGGTCCATTGACTGATGTGGTGCTGAAGTCTGAGCGTAGAGTTCTAATGTAACTGTTGAGCTCACTAAGCAGCATTTCCCTCTCAGCCACCAACTCTGTCTGTATACTGTCTCTCTTGATGAGTTCCTTGTAGCGCTTGAACTCCTGCATCAGCTGGTATGCACTAGAGTTCATGTTTCTCAGCTGTGCCCTGAGCTTACCAGCAATGCGCTGCTCTGCTGGCTTGAGAAAATTTTCAAACTGGCGCACACCTGCCTGCCACAAAGGCTCTGTATAAGGGTTGTACTGCACAGGTTTAAGACCTGCAAATGGCTTGAAGGCATCAGATGTCTTAAGATCCTCCTGTTCACTAAGGGACAGCAATCTGGTGAGCTGCTTGTGGAGTGTTCGGAGACTCAGGATTTCAGAGAGTCGCTGGGAGACATTCTTGCAGTAATCTGGAACCAAAGGCTTTCCTTCCCACATCTGGTCTGCTCCACTCTTCCAGTACATGGAGGTGAGGTTGTGGCAAGTCTCTACCCAGTGGTCACACACACTGATACCCTCAGACAGACTCTTCTCCACCTGGTTATACTGGCCACCCCAAAGATCCTCAGATGACAGTTTACCCTGGAGTTAAAACAATCTTACATGTAAGTGTATTCCTTCTTGTTTCATTGATATTTTCCACACCTTAccttattttcatattcttcatGTGATTTGCTCTGTTCTGCCTTTTACCTGTACATATCGGGACAACTGATTAGCGATGACATCCAGCAGGTGGGACATGCGTGCCTGGGGGTAGTCGAGACGCCACAGCTCCTCCAGGGAGTTCTGAGTATTCTCCAATACTTCCTCGGCATCCACCATGGGCACAGCATCCAATCCACTGTCAAACACACAGTATATGTAACCAATTCTACAAAGGCTACAGTGCAGTGGTTTAAGGAAATACTCAATGTTAACAATGCTAAAAAAAACTGCATATAATAAACATCATGTGGTATTTACAGTATCCACTTATCTACAGACAGGTTAGCTAATATGTACTGGAAGAGTAAGGAGAAAATGTGATGTTTGGCAATAAagtgggaaaaaatagaagattgtAGCTGAGTGGATAAAACATAAAATATTGAGTAAATTAGAGAGACCAAACACAGTGGGCAGAATGCATGACCAAGTTACAAAACTTAATGTTGTATTTAACATCcagtaaatataatgaaaagaataaaatgatacaactgatagtaagaaaaataaattgtaaAACAATACAATATTGCTTTCATTATAATCAAATTCACAATTgatttagaaacacacacataaaagaaaataaacaaataaaaacaactcggataaataaataaataaataaataagtaagcaaAGAAAATAGGTGTTTGTACCTGAACTCTTTTGACATGGGCTCTAATACATTGTAGAAGCCCCGagccacttccttctcctcttgactCATGGGGTTGTTGGCCGTGTCAGCCCAGTACTCAGTCTCATCCTTCACGGTGAGGACTCCTGCCAAGataacaccaccatcaagaAAGATAAGCTTGGGAACCAATTGCCATTCCAGCACAGACATCAAAGCACTATTACAGAGGGAGAAAGTCAGAGTCTAATAACTCAATGTTAATGGAACAAGACTAATAAATGTAAACACTCTGAGGCCACTAAGAAAAACACATGCAACAGgatgggaaaacacaaacgactataaaatttgagagagagagagagagagagagagagagagagagagagagagagagagagagagagagagagagagagagagagagagagagagaattttttctgTGAACTGACCTGCCAGCCTTTTAGACACATGGCTGCTAGAGTCTCCAGCTTGGTCAGGTTCCTGCTTTCTAAGGAGGCTGCCCAGGCCATCAGAGAGCTCAGTGACCAGTGCCTGCAGCTTGGGGTCCAGTGAGCCACTCCACTCTGAGtcctgacaaacacacacacttcaggcaGAGGCAAAGCTGGTGTGATAGTAGAGTATGAATCATCGGTAAAGCAACATACTCATACTTGCACCAATTATTGTAAAGCTGCTTATGATTACAGTGATACAGTAAAATAGATGTGGTATGTACATTACCTTGAGCAGTATGGGAGCATAAAGTTTTTGTAATGAGTGGTACAGTGAAGATATTGGAGAGTCCAGCATtgaggaaacaaaaatatctGCGAGGTTGTCACCTGTGATTACATCTGGCTTGATTTTAAAGAATACCAGTAGCTTATCCTTCTTGAGTGAAGAGTCAACCTGCCAATGATAACATccaataataaatcaataaatacatagaaaaaaatagtgtgaaTTAAATATCAATAGCATCACCATCCTGATATGAATTTTCACTAGGCAGTTGGAAGAAGGAAGCCAGTGTCAGACAGCTGCCACACATCTGGGAGCAAGTCATTACATTATGGTACTTAATGAACAAGAGTGAGT
The window above is part of the Portunus trituberculatus isolate SZX2019 chromosome 38, ASM1759143v1, whole genome shotgun sequence genome. Proteins encoded here:
- the LOC123514513 gene encoding tigger transposable element-derived protein 1-like, translating into MELMLTIWIEDRNQKRMPVSQALIMDKTRSLWDAMKMEEEAELQPSTSGAQPSTSGPHRYEEFKASEGWFRQFKMWAELHNIKITGNRATADEVAAEAIPDEFKKLVREGGYSPRQVFNVDKMGLYWKHMLSRTFVARAERSAPGFKADEGRLTLALGGNMEGDVKLKPFLLYHSANPRALKAIPKDHLPVVWQANKKAWVTATMSIKHLVY